Proteins found in one Pyrus communis chromosome 15, drPyrComm1.1, whole genome shotgun sequence genomic segment:
- the LOC137718463 gene encoding cold-regulated protein 27-like isoform X2 translates to MNNFMGGELKASMQNGERRGGVAAAAEDPPSDDLGTPALTETMSTEWTDEKHSMYLKSMEASFVNQLYNSMDSRGRSLQKGNSLHHKLSKQPQFNSRASSGQFKVLRGGCWQKINFVRAEAEANKADEDLLTNPWFVHFRSAGKPKEFEYPDVQELAASQCEEVDSSRKKEMTGAPATCSKQFHASHSQLRHQELVGGNTGALS, encoded by the exons atGAATAATTTCATGGGGGGAGAGTTGAAGGCTTCTATGCAGAACGGTGAGCGGCGGGGCGGGGTTGCTGCGGCGGCGGAGGACCCTCCTTCCGACGacttg GGTACTCCGGCTCTGACGGAAACCATGTCTACAGAATGGACGGATGAGAAGCACAGCATGTACCTCAAATCCATGGAAGCATCATTTGTCAACCAGTTGTATAATTCCATGGATTCGCGTGGTCGGAGCTTGCAAAAGGGGAATTCATTGCACCATAAATTGTCAAAGCAACCGCAGTTTAACTCTCGTGCCTCTTCCGGCCAG TTTAAGGTACTTCGAGGTGGCTGTTGGCAGAAGATCAATTTTGTAAGAGCTGAAGCTGAAGCAAATAAGGCAGATGAAGATCTTCTGACAAATCCGTGGTTCGTGCACTTTAGATCTGCCGGCAAGCCCAAAGAGTTTGAATATCCCGATGTTCAAGAACTGGCTGCATCACAATGTGAAGAAGTCGATTCAAGTAGGAAGAAGGAAATGACGGGTGCACCAGCGACATGCTCAAAGCAGTTTCATGCATCTCACTCTCAGTTGCGCCATCAGGAATTGGTCGGAGGGAATACAGGTGCTCTCAGCTAA
- the LOC137718463 gene encoding cold-regulated protein 27-like isoform X1, producing MNNFMGGELKASMQNGERRGGVAAAAEDPPSDDLGTPALTETMSTEWTDEKHSMYLKSMEASFVNQLYNSMDSRGRSLQKGNSLHHKLSKQPQFNSRASSGQFKVLRGGCWQKINFVRAEAEANKADEDLLTNPWFVHFRSAGKPKEFEYPDVQELAASQCEEVDSSRKKEMTGAPATCSKQFHASHSQLRHQELVGGNTEVTDQNFVDEDIKEEKEVGSCDGKSIKMLILNASSNDQVVPLRKPADS from the exons atGAATAATTTCATGGGGGGAGAGTTGAAGGCTTCTATGCAGAACGGTGAGCGGCGGGGCGGGGTTGCTGCGGCGGCGGAGGACCCTCCTTCCGACGacttg GGTACTCCGGCTCTGACGGAAACCATGTCTACAGAATGGACGGATGAGAAGCACAGCATGTACCTCAAATCCATGGAAGCATCATTTGTCAACCAGTTGTATAATTCCATGGATTCGCGTGGTCGGAGCTTGCAAAAGGGGAATTCATTGCACCATAAATTGTCAAAGCAACCGCAGTTTAACTCTCGTGCCTCTTCCGGCCAG TTTAAGGTACTTCGAGGTGGCTGTTGGCAGAAGATCAATTTTGTAAGAGCTGAAGCTGAAGCAAATAAGGCAGATGAAGATCTTCTGACAAATCCGTGGTTCGTGCACTTTAGATCTGCCGGCAAGCCCAAAGAGTTTGAATATCCCGATGTTCAAGAACTGGCTGCATCACAATGTGAAGAAGTCGATTCAAGTAGGAAGAAGGAAATGACGGGTGCACCAGCGACATGCTCAAAGCAGTTTCATGCATCTCACTCTCAGTTGCGCCATCAGGAATTGGTCGGAGGGAATACAG AGGTCACAGATCAGAACTTTGTCGATGAAGATattaaagaagaaaaggaagtcGGTTCATGTGACGGTAAGAGTATAAAAATGCTTATACTTAATGCCTCAAGTAACGATCAG GTTGTTCCACTCCGCAAGCCTGCCGATTCCTGA